From a single Oncorhynchus nerka isolate Pitt River linkage group LG11, Oner_Uvic_2.0, whole genome shotgun sequence genomic region:
- the LOC115137368 gene encoding LOW QUALITY PROTEIN: tudor domain-containing protein 7A-like (The sequence of the model RefSeq protein was modified relative to this genomic sequence to represent the inferred CDS: inserted 1 base in 1 codon) — protein sequence MSDDLMKKMLRAVLQANKNGVSITRLQGEYRSLTGELIPDRKLGYPSLECFLRSIPSVVRMENRMGEIMCVAAVCQETAHIAQLVARQKSSKRAPGRSQMLNCRMRSKLASNFAFYEKPRTSLRQPDRAPVRSGWSQPYSSMGPSRPRSYNICGGFSAGGDIRKMYSQHDERANPPAPAPQSQNREPITQVKPSERLVKQVNHHISNTTQKAPALSSFPALSITISNVPRPTPKALQPGDYNPQVVQNRISEVLKKYCSGLWLSKLPSVYRDMHKQDLPGQAVIDLENWTHICLVEKPVSTNRADRLVYPPQSKPPSLALSPVKPPTASYTVKPATSLLAKPITTAPVKPVTANPVKLAPLFFSQRNPSLNQSQTLPTPPAPSWKHSLTHTSTSPTAPSTLWNPSPSHLLPTPTCNLWRPSPTSTSPSWKPTTTPTSPTPPFLTSPTRMASPTPTTPIPLSPTAVSIPAEARLRLKELLSKYSHGLWAHALPKLYQETFKVPFPEDILSNLSLLLDICTVEYPMADNKMKAILYGPTTEYKAKVSSTPSSPSGYKLNSTPMVPPLLLPKEEFPSVLVVEARSTDQVILRYIGEGYSQALETMEESMSTVYSQLSAQRLLPFPSAGELAAVKVEGGEEVVRAQVCEVMTDKVKVYYVDHGFSEVLSRTKLLELQKDFLKLPFQATTCTLAGLEQFSSELSVLQTLESLAVGKILLXELLQHDADPPQVVLYDTSHDDEVNINVVCLKALQDKAMENPLQVNSTYMNVSVTNVCSDGTIFCQLPSRGRVKLNEILDKIEAFFITQVTSESLVSTPFCGKCCLARYKGRWSRVEITNLHGSRVLDIKFVDLGVPASVEVIELREIPPSFLHELMVIPPQAIKCCLVELEVGVWTPEAVLWLRGAVLNSMDCSMKISTLDEDKLVHIYLFTSKGSQDVTNSVNHQMATSDLWKQPGPQKDGLPTLSFLDTVVANMVDPLTLDSPACSPIPVSTNTPSPLDGAGDMSNPTLVTSAWGQKQLVLPPLLELPQAGQNMDVYVSVACHPGHFVLQPWQDLYKLVVLMGEMVLYYNQREETPGPGDVQKGEVYAAKVDHNWHRVLVNRVLSSGLVSVYELDYGKHELVSCTLLQPLIESFRQLPFQGITAQLAGMEQSVWSEAASIVFRNHVEKKPLVAQVECVVEAELPWDRKMIVYLVDTSREETDIWVHNIMADFPEEQSTAA from the exons ATGTCTGACGATCTGATGAAGAAGATGCTCCGGGCTGTCCTCCAGGCCAATAAGAACGGGGTGTCCATCACGCGACTGCAGGGGGAATACAGGTCGCTGACGGGGGAGTTAATCCCTGACCGAAAGCTGGGTTACCCTTCACTGGAGTGCTTCCTCCGCAGTATCCCCTCCGTGGTCAGGATGGAGAATCGCATGGGGGAG ATAATGTGCGTCGCTGCAGTCTGTCAAGAAACGGCCCACATCGCTCAGCTGGTCGCCCGTCAGAAGTCCAGCAAGAGGGCACCTGGCAGATCCCAGATGCTGAACTGTCGGATGAGGTCGAAATTGGCTTCAAATTTTGCGTTCTATG AGAAGCCTCGGACGTCCCTGCGTCAGCCCGACCGTGCTCCAGTGCGCTCTGGCTGGAGCCAGCCGTACTCCTCCATGGGACCCTCACGGCCGCGGAGCTACAACATCTGTGGAGGCTTCAGTGCTGGGGGAGACATCAGGAAGATGTACAGCCAGCATGACGAGCGGGCCAACCCCCCTGCTCCGGCACCGCAGAGTCAGAACAGGGAGCCCATCACTCAGGTGAAACCGAGTGAGAG ACTGGTGAAACAAGTCAACCATCACATTTCGAATACCACCCAAAAAGCTCCTG CTCTCTCCAGTTTCCCAGCTCTCTCCATTACCATCAGTAACGTCCCTCGTCCGACGCCCAAAGCCCTTCAGCCGGGAGACTACAACCCCCAGGTTGTACAGAATCGGATCTCTGAGGTGCTGAAGAAGTACTGCAGTGGTCTGTGGCTCTCCAAGCTGCCCTCTGTGTACCGGGACATGCACAAACAGGACCTACCTGGCCAAGCAGTCATAGACCTGGAGAACTGGACACACATCTGCTTA GTTGAGAAGCCTGTTAGTACCAATCGAGCAGATAGACTGGTGTACCCCCCTCAGTCCAAACCCCCCAGCCTTGCTCTTTCACCAGTCAAACCTCCAACGGCCTCTTATACAGTAAAACCAGCCACGTCCCTCCTAGCCAAACCCATCACTACCGCTCCAGTCAAACCAGTCACTGCCAACCCAGTGAAACTGGCCCCTCTATTTTTCTCACAGAGGAACCCCTCCTTGAACCAGAGTCAGACCTTGCCCACTCCACCGGCCCCCTCGTGGAAGCACTCCCTGACCCATACCTCCACCTCTCCAACTGCCCCCTCTACCTTGTGGAATCCCTCTCCTTCCCACCTACTCCCTACGCCCACCTGTAATTTGTGGAGACCCTCCCCTACTTCCACCTCGCCCTCATGGAAGCCAACAACTA cccccacctcccctaCTCCTCCCTTCCTCACCTCCCCCACACGGATGGCCTCCCCTACCCCCACCACACcaatccccctctcccctacAGCGGTGAGCATCCCTGCGGAGGCGCGCCTCAGACTGAAGGAGCTGCTGTCTAAATACAGCCACGGCCTGTGGGCCCACGCCCTCCCCAAGCTCTACCAGGAGACCTTCAAGGTCCCCTTCCCAGAGGACATCCTGTCCAACCTGTCTCTCTTACTAGACATCTGCACCGTGGAGTACCCCATGGCCGACAACAAGATGAAGGCCATCCTCTACGGCCCCACCACCGAGTACAAGGCCAAG GTGAGCAGCACCCCGTCTTCTCCGTCGGGTTATAAGCTCAACAGCACCCCCATGGTTCCTCCTCTGCTGCTCCCCAAGGAGGAGTTCCCCTCAGTGCTGGTGGTGGAGGCAAGAAGCACCGACCAGGTCATCCTCAG GTACATAGGTGAGGGCTACTCTCAGGCCCTGGAGACAATGGAGGAATCCATGAGTACAGTCTACAGCCAGCTCAGCGCTCAGAggctcctccccttcccctcagcTGGCGAACTGGCGGCCGTCAAAGTGGAGGGGGGCGAGGAGgttgtcagggcccaggtctgtgagGTCATGACCGACAAAGTCAAG GTGTACTACGTGGACCATGGCTTCTCTGAGGTCCTCAGTAGAACCAAACTACTGGAGCTGCAGAAAGACTTCCTCAAGCTGCCCTTCCAGGCGACTACCTGTACACTAGCTG GTCTGGAGCAGTTCAGCTCGGAGCTCTCTGTGCTGCAGACCCTGGAGTCCCTGGCTGTAGGTAAGATCCTCC TGGAGCTGCTGCAGCACGACGCTGACCCGCCCCAGGTGGTGCTCTACGACACGTCGCACGATGATGAGGTCAACATCAACGTTGTCTGCCTCAAGGCTCTGCAGGACAAGGCCATGGAGAACCCTTTACAG GTCAACAGTACCTATATGAATGTGTCTGTGACCAACGTTTGTTCTGACGGAACCATCTTCTGCCAGCTGCCCTCCCGAGGTCGGGTCAAGCTCAATGAGATCCTGGATAAGATCGAGGCCTTCTTCATAACCCAG GTGACGTCAGAGTCTCTGGTGTCCACTCCGTTCTGTGGGAAGTGCTGCCTGGCCCGGTACAAAGGAAGGTGGTCCAGAGTAGAG ATCACCAACCTCCATGGTAGCAGAGTGCTAGATATCAAATTTGTGGACCTGGGAGTCCCGGCCTCTGTAGAGGTCATAGAGCTGAGAGAGATCCCTCCTTCGTTCCTGCACGAGCTCATGGTCATCCCACCACAG GCGATCAAGTGTTGTCTGGTAGAGCTGGAGGTGGGGGTCTGGACTCCTGAGGCTGTTCTCTGGCTTAGAGGTGCTGTACTCAACTCTATGGACTGTAGCATGAAG ATCTCAACGCTGGACGAGGACAAGCTGGTGCACATCTACCTGTTTACCTCTAAGGGCTCCCAGGATGTCACCAACAGTGTTAACCACCAGATGGCCACCTCTGACCTATGGAAGCAACCCGGACCCCAGAAGGACGGCCTACCTACCCTCAGTTTCCTCGACACCGTGGTCGCCAACATGGTGGATCCGCTTACCCTCGACAGCCCAGCCTGCAGCCCTATCCCGGTCTCCACCAACACCCCCAGCCCTCTGGATGGTGCCGGGGACATGTCAAACCCCACTTTGGTCACCTCCGCTTGGGGACAGAAGCAGctagtgctgccccctctcttgGAGCTTCCCCAGGCGGGCCAGAACATGGACGTCTACGTGTCTGTGGCCTGTCACCCGGGACACTTTGTGCTGCAGCCTTGGCAG GACCTGTACAAGCTGGTGGTGCTGATGGGTGAGATGGTCCTTTACTACAACCAGAGGGAGGAGACGCCGGGGCCCGGAGATGTACAGAAAGGAGAGGTCTACGCCGCCAAGGTGGACCATAA TTGGCACCGTGTGCTGGTGAATAGGGTTCTGTCCAGCGGCCTGGTGTCTGTGTACGAGCTGGACTATGGTAAACACGAGCTGGTTAGCTGCACCCTGCTTCAGCCCCTCATTGAGTCATTCAGACAGCTGCCCTTCCAGGGAATCACCGCACAACTGGCTG GCATGGAGCAGTCTGTGTGGTCAGAGGCGGCGTCCATTGTGTTCCGGAACCACGTAGAGAAGAAGCCCCTGGTGGCCCAGGTGGAATGTGTGGTGGAGGCTGAGCTTCCCTGGGACAGGAAG ATGATAGTGTACCTGGTGGACACTTCTCGGGAGGAGACAGACATCTGGGTCCACAACATCATGGCTGACTTTCCAGAGGAGCAGAGTACCGCCGCGTAG